In Bacteroidales bacterium, the sequence GGTCATGAAAAACCTCATCATTTTATCATTCGCCCTGCTGGCATGGAGCTACGCCAGTGCCCAGGGCTGCTTTCCGGAAGGTATTGAATTTTCTGAACAAGCTGGCATTGATAATTTCCAAACCAATTATCCGGGCTGTACGGAAATTGAAGGATCTGTAATAATCAATGGGGGTGATATTACCAATCTAAACGGATTAAGTGTACTGACATCCATCGGCGTTGATTTAATTATTGGTATTGATGGTTTCCCCTTTGGCTACGGGAATCCTTACCTGACCAGTCTAACTGGTTTGGACAATCTTACCTCAATTGGTGGTTATCTTCATATAGGCCGAAACATTGCCCTGACTACTTTAACGGGGTTGGAAGGTCTGACTTCCATCGGGGGAGAACTTTTGATTGAAGAGAATGATGTCCTGTCTGGTATAAGCGGGTTGGAGAATTTGACATCCACCGGGGGTTATCTTATTATTAATGGCAACGATATACTGATCAGTATGAGCGGTTTAGAAAATTTATCATCAATTGGGGGTATTTCGATTTACCAAAACAGTTCCCTGAACAGTTTATCAGGGTTGGTGAATTTGACAACTATCGGGGGAAATCTTGGTATTGGAGAAAATGATGTCTTGACCAGTTTAACAGGATTGGATAATCTGACTTCCGTCGGGGATTTCCTTGAGATTCTGGAAAACAATATCCTGACCAGTTTATCCGGGCTGGAGAATCTGACTGCCATCGGGAGCGGTGTTATTATTCAAGATAACATTGTCCTGACTAGTTTAGCAGGGCTGAATAATGTGACAATGATCGGGGGCCCTCTTTCTATTTTTAATACTGCCCTAACCAGTTTGATGGGATTGGACAATATGACATCCATTGGAGGCGGTATATATATTGGAAGTGAATCTTACGGGGGTAATCCAGCCCTAACCAGTTTAACAGGACTCAGTAATCTTACTTCCATCGGAGGTGATCTTAATATAGGTTGGAACAATTCCCTGACCAGTTTAACGGGCCTTGATAATATAGATGCTGGTTCAATTACTAATCTAACGATAATAAATAACACATCACTATCCACGTGCGATGTAAAAAGTATCTGCAATTACCTGGCAGCAGCAGGTGGTGAGATTTACATCAGTAACAACGCCCCCGCGTGCAACAGCATAGAGGAAGTGGAGGAAGCGTGCACAGTTGGATTTGAAGATCTAACAGTTCAAAGTTCAAAGTTATCCGAATCCATTTTCCAACTTCACCACTTTGGAATACGAGCTGGAACATTCTGCCAACGTCAATTTATCGATTTTCAACCATCTCGGGCAGCAAGTGGCGGTGCTGGAGGATGGAGAGCAGGCCGCGGGCAGGTACCAGGTGCAATGGAATGCCAAGCGAATGCCGGCAGGCATTTACTTCTACCGACTGTCAACTGTCAACTGTCAACTGACGACTGGTAAGATGGTGAAGTATTAGCTGGACAGTTTCCAGTTGGACAGTTGGACAGTTGGACAACCTAATGACCACCTTCTAATGACCACTTAATGACTAATGACGAATGACAAATGACCTCCATACTTATCGTGCGTTGATTATCGACGACGAAGCCCACATGCGTGATACCCTGGGTAAATTCCTGAAAAGGTACTGCCCGGAAGTCATGCTTGTGGGCGAAGCGTCAGGAGTAAAAAGAGGGATAAAGGCTATCCTGGAAATCCATCCGGACCTTATTCTCCTGGACATAAATATGGATGACGGAACTGGCTTCGATTTGCTGCATGCTTTTAAAGACATAGATTTCAGGGTGATTTTCATATCTGCTTTTGATAAAAACTCAATCCTGGCATTTAATCTGAGTGGACTGGTGTATTTAGCCAAGCCCATCAGCCCGACAGAACTTTCTGAAGCGATAAAACGCGTGATGCTGACGGATATGAAAGATTTTGCAATACAACTGGAAGCCTTGGAGGGGAATTTAAGGAAAGTTGACAATTGACAGTAGGCAGTTCGCAGTGAGCAGTTAGCGGCAAATTCACGTGTAGGGTTCACCGGCCGGTGAACCCTACAACCACATAAAGACAACCCAATGACAACATATTGACTACTTTACGACTACTTTATGACGACCGATGTAATCCGCGCCTTGTTTTTGAGTACCTTTGCACCCTCAAAATTTCAGGAGAAATCCAATCCATGCAAAACACCAAGAATATCGCGATCATCGCGCATGTCGACCACGGAAAGACTACGCTGGTGGACAGAATTTTATACCAGGTCCATCTTTTCCGCGATAATGA encodes:
- a CDS encoding response regulator → MTNDLHTYRALIIDDEAHMRDTLGKFLKRYCPEVMLVGEASGVKRGIKAILEIHPDLILLDINMDDGTGFDLLHAFKDIDFRVIFISAFDKNSILAFNLSGLVYLAKPISPTELSEAIKRVMLTDMKDFAIQLEALEGNLRKVDN